The following nucleotide sequence is from Macrobrachium nipponense isolate FS-2020 chromosome 12, ASM1510439v2, whole genome shotgun sequence.
acaggttcttcccctactatgcCTATGTATACTCCTACAACGTGCTTCCATATTCGGATGCTTTGATGGAGGGTTCGAGTGCACACCCAGAGGATTTAGTAACCTCTGATGGGTGCCCCTGACACGCCAGACACCTCCACTTCATGTCCTAGAGCTCGTTGCGGCATCTCCGGCCCTTTGGAACTTTAGAATGTAGGGAATCACTCTGTGGTGCTGATCAGcaacaacaccatggtagtggcatatgtcaacaggTAGGGAGGCATAGTGCCTTCTTAGCTCCAGAATTGACAATACAAGTGTAGGAGTGAGCGGTCGCTCACTTACCTTTTGTCAGCCAGATGCATTCTTCCCAAATAGAAAAAGCAATGGCAGACGAATTCAGACGCTAGAATCAGGCAAAGTGAATAGAACACGAGGTAATCAGCATTCAGCTGACCTCCTCGAACCCAGAATGAATCTGGTGGCCACCACATGGGTTCAGGTCATTCAGTATCCTGTTCTGTTGGTTCTCATTACAGAGGCACTGAGGGCACTTCCCCGTGGGAGGCCACAATCTGCTGTGTCAACCATATGTAGAGTGGTATTACCAAGCGGGGCAACCCCCCTGGCTCTTCATGCATGGAGGCGGTCCTCCAGTTCTTGTGAACAGGGGGCCCTTCCCTATTCTGAGATCGCTGGTCATGGAAGAAGAAGCTTGCCTCTCAGCCCTTAAGAATCTCACATTGAAACTCCTAAGGATCATCTTCTCTTCCCAGGGGAAGCACATGATTTCCTCGTTAGCTCCCTCCCCTGTGGTGGAGGTACTGGTTTGTAAGCCTGCACCAGGCCTACCAAATCTCTGACCAAGGGAGCGGGTACCGAGGTACCCAATCCCTCTGCTACTTCAAGGAAGCTCGCTTCCAATAATGCGACTCTGTCAGGGCCTTGGGCTGACTGAGACACCTGGATTGTTCGAGCCTCTATGGAGACACTTATGCCCTCATCAAGAAATGGATGGCTTCCTTTTCCCCTCCTTTCCAGTAAGGGCACAGGGCAAGAGACGAGCGGATATACACAGGTACACCAGTTGTCCCAGCCACTGCCTTGGCAGGTTATTGGCCCGGGAATTGAATGATACCATCGGTGTCTAACCGAACACCAGGATAGGTAAGTAGGGAGTTCCCTATACAGACTCCCTTGCCAATGCCTTCAGTCTAGAAGAAGTCTGGGACAAGTAGTACGAATGACACTGCCTTTTCTCGCAATCACTTCTATCTACTCCTAATTCCCCATTGCGAACGCGCAATAGGGGTGGCTTGACTGAGTCGAGGGCATGGCCTAATCCAGTGCTGTGCTCGACAATGCTGAACCGAATTGGGAGCTTAGCTCCTTCCTTAATATTCCAGAGGAATCTGTTGTTGCAACAGGGGCTGAAGGAGGGAGTAGGTCGAGTCAGACACCTGCACTTCCTTTTCCCTTCGGGATGTTGCCCACATGCCCTTGGACACTTTTCCATGGACTTGTGGTGGAGGCTAGACAATTTGTGTCTTGCCTGGCTCCTATAACAGGACAGGTTCACATCTCACCTTAGATGTGTGGTCGCGGATGGGAGAATGAATTTTGGTTGAATGGCCCTCTTCTTCTCTGTCCCTTGTCCTTTTTCTCTCCTTGGGCAGGCAGCAGATTGGCCACTACATGCTGGAACTGGCTACAATGCAGGTAAGTTACACAGTAGAGTGCCCATTCTATTGTCAGTAGACGATGGAAGCAACCAATCCTTCCTCTTGCAAGGAGGAGCAGGTCCCAAACGATAAGATAAACCCACTGCTTGCATTTGCCTTACTGTCTTTCACTGTCAAGTTcatccaagatttttttttttcctacgatATCCCTTGTCCATCATAGGAAAGATAGCCCAGATGCCTGATGACTGGTCTTGCAGTTCCATACTCTTATGACCAGGGAACGAATGAAGGTGAGCTAGCTCCAGTCAGCTCTCCCAACTTAAATCAGAATCCATTCTCCAATTAcaagtcttcctaatgtaaagaacCAATGGCTTgcgtattgtgtaggaacaaatcatagtttttgaaagtaatttgtacttttcttaactatacaaacctcagGTCCATTACACATTAGGCCCACCTCGTGGTACCCCTCATTCTGTTATTCCTGGGCCAAAAGCGGAATGAATATATACGCTGTGGGGGGCGGAGATTCTCCCTCCCGAATGGCAGTTCAATTACCAAACTACGTTGCTACAAAAGTCTAGCAACTGTTTCCAGTTTTGTTGAAGgtgattcctaatgtaaaggacctcaggttttctTTTGTTAGGACAAATACAATCGACTtaaaaaaatttgtgatttttccAAAGATTTTGGTTCACAATTGATATTTCATAATGAATATTCgacatttcttgaaatatatcagaaataatttGCAGCACAAACAGGGAATGCTTGAACGTTATTGTGAATTATCAGTCGACAGAACTTTGATTCATCCGTAATACTATGATGCCTAACGTCATATcaatattagaaaaacaaaaatgtctcTTCGAAGTCGGATTAGACTTTTGtacttttcatatgaaatttatttttgtagttttacTGATAAAGAAGGGACCTTCGTAATATGTTACAATAATTTGGTCTTGTTAGAACCCTTGGACCTTAGATATGAAATTATTTATGCTAGGACACTTAAGTTACACTTAGTTTTACTGTacttgattttttccttttatcttgtacACATATCAAGATACTAAAGATAATCGTGATTTAAATTGTTTCTTTATTCTGACAATGATTTACTTTAAGACGATTTAAACCTATGACATTAAATTTCCTGTTATCAATGGAGGAATAGAATAATACTATAAACAGCTCCCATCAAGTGTCATCCTGTTGGTTAATTGTTTGCTGGCTACATACAGCCTTTCATGGTTGACATTACATAGGACAGAGGTTTGGAAGTTTTATAAGGTATATTTTTGGTGTTACCAACTCCTTATTTGTTGCAGGCCGAAGGACTGCTATGAATTGTACCtgaggggagaaaaagaaaatggcgtcTACACTATCTATCCTGACAAGTAAGTTGCCACCCAGAAGAGAATCGAAAACATTTCAGCTCTTATGgaacaaaataatattgtactCGCAATTTAcaggttaattaattaattaattatttatttgaccAAAAGGAATATTTCTTGGTTTTCTCATGTATATCTCATAACAGGTGCAGACAAGACCGAGGCATCCCTGTTTGGTGTGACCAAGAAGGCGACGGTGGAGGGTGGACTGTGGTGCTGTCTCGAAGGCCCCTCGCTCAACAAGTTGAATTTAACAGGGGTTGGAGGGATTACAAAATGGGCTTTGGTGACCCCCAGACTGAACATTGGATAGGTAAGGGATGAGAATAAGACTTACCGGTTCTCTGAGAGATCCAGTCACATGGATCAGATTGGAAAACAGTTTTAGTCATGCTTACGTAGTAAGGGAGGTAGTCACATTGTCATTATTAAAAGATTTTGGAGGATTAATTTTGTTGGGACGTTTCAGGATGAAAATCATTACAATATGAAGATTCACCAGACTACAACTGCAAATGAAAGTAGGAGTGTTCAGTGTGTCAGTGGTGGATGGCATGGcgtgaattgtttgtttgtttgtatggtgtttggtaataatttaattaatcctTTTGTCTGAAAAGGATTAATTTTGGTTTCATTTTGTCTCCTTTGGAATTGAGTGAAATCTCAGTGCAAACCTTGCTGAAAACAAtactgaaattaaatatatatatatatatatatatatatatatatatatatatatatatatatatatatatatacatatatatatatatatatatatatatatatatatatatatatatatatatagtatatatgtaggtcttttcatatgtatatatgtaggtaatttcagagacacatatatatatagatatatatatatatatgtgtgtatatcttattattatatataatatatatattagttatatattatactttattatatattcatacgaTTAGTattctagtattattattactcatagatactattaattattatatataattatatatttattatatttatatttgatatatgtagGTCATTTCAGagtacctaaatatatatatatatatatatatatatatatatatatatatatatatatatatatatatatatatgtaatggtataTAGTAGGCCCTGAAATGGATAGTAGGTACTAGGAGAAGAGTGAAAATGGAGGGTCTTGTGGCGTGGGTACGAGCGTCCTTTTCAGAAATTTCcaaacaaacaattacattaAAAGCAAGTTTCTTAGTTCCAAAACTCTAGTTAACTAAAGGTCCAACGTTCTGCGCAATTTTCAAGAATAAAGGACATgcaacaaataaaacaatattagcATTTTTCAAATCAGAACCATGGCGTAGGTCTCCACGTCAGTCATGCGACATGTAATCACAACGTTTGCTAATTCTGCTAATATTTTACACCGACTAGATAGGAAGTTTATATTGTTAAAATCCCTGCAGAAGATTTTATCGACTATTATTTCCTAggcagagtgaattggatattaaacaacatttgtagcttaatgcttatatatacatagtattatatatatatatatatataatataatgtacatatatatatataatactatatatataatatatatatatatatatatatatatatattaagtacaaaaggcccattaaagcttgataagggtggaagtaaggtccccgaaatatagtccttagctttaaaccagtgtgttttaataggccttttatacttgagacgtaatATGCTTTAACAAAagaacttatatgtatatatataatatacatatatatagatatatatatatatatatatatacatagtgttcaatatacatatgtgaaaatatatatatatacatagatagatatatatatatatatatatagatatacatatatgtatgactatatctatggatatatatatatatatatagagataattatacatatatagttatgatatatgatgatagatatatagaatatatatatatatatatagtatatatatatatatatagatatatatatagatatatacacatatgtatatatatatactatatatacatattatatatatataatatatatatatatatatatatatatatatataagttcttttgTTAAAGCATattacgtctcaagtataaaaggcctattaaaacacactggtttaaagctaaggactatatttcggggaccttacttccacccttatcaagctttaatgggccttttgtacttaatatatatatatatatatatatatatatatgtatatatatatatatatatgtacatgtatatattatatatatagataatatatatatatatatatatatatatatatatctatgtatatataagccataagcattaagctacaaatgttgtttaatatccaattcactctgccTCGGAAATAATAGTCGACAAAATCTTCCGTAGGGATTTTATCAATATAAACTTCCTATCTAGTCGGTGTAAAATATTAGCAGAATTAGCAAACGTTGTGATTACATGTCGCATGACTGACGTGGAGACCTACGCCATGGTTCTGATTTGAAAAATgctaatattgttttatttattgcatgTCCTTTATTCTTGAAAATTGCGCAGAACGTTGGACCTATAGTTAACTAGACTTTTGGAACTAAGAAACTTGCTTTtaatgtaattgtttgtttgGAAATTTCTGAAAAGGACGCTCTTACCCACGCCACAAGACCCTCCATTTTCACTCTTCTCCTAGTACCTACTATCCATTTCAGAGACCTACTatagtcatcgtttttctcaaatatctttcaaactaattatttgatcgaaatggtacttagACAAAGTGTACAAGATACCTCctgctaatttttggtaatatactaGTGCATTGCCAAACCGTGTTAGTTAAGGTATTTACTCTctacttttaaaggcaaagttgTATGAGTCAGCTGGACTAATCTACGCAATTGAACGTTTGCTatccccatcccttccctctcaattcctccctccatccctctctctctttttctttatcattgTTTTTTCATCTCTCCCCCTACTCAATACCTGTCCgtaatttacaatatgcaataaatgcaattttccatgatatttttcagtATCAGCAAATAACTGGAgagttcattattaaaatgatagCGAGGTTTGACAGTAACTACAGTAATTATGCTTAatttttcccgttttctgttaaTAGTATCTTTGGTGCGTTAACGCAACAAGCAAGGTATGTAGGGAAAATGCGGGTCAGAGCTTTCGAGGATGAGTTCTGGTCCGTGCAAGGCCAAGAGAGACACAAAGTCTACCCAATAGGGTGGAGTCGCCTCCAACCTGGGGTAACTACATAGGCGATGAGAGAGGTACCTGCTCATTATGGTAATTTACCTGCTCACGCAATAAAGAGTTGTTTGGTAAAGCACCAGCTACATGGGATATTTGGGTGTAAGTGAGCACACCTCTTGGTCTTGGTCCCCGGATAACATCCACTAACCTGTAGATCTTGTAATGATCAACATCGAGAGTGATAACAAGGAGGATTTGTGCATTGATAGTGGTGAAGACTGTGAATAAAGTTCCTGCGATATTCTCACGTGTTTGCATCACTTTTCAACTATGATAATACTCaatacaactgagagagagagaacgatttcaTAATTCCTTTACCACTCCATATagtcatattaattatatagtggGTTGTAGGTCAAAATGtatgatttaattttggttaccttACCTGCTCATAGTCAACACATCAATTTGAGGGGTAAAGGATTTAAGTCGAGATCGTGATAGAAGGTACGTTATACTGGGTGAGTAGGGTGAAGGTCATACGCCTATAGCCTACTCCCATTTACataacttaataaaataaaaacaatattatatatatattatgtgataaaatataatatatatatatatatatctatatatatattatatatatactatatattatacatatatatattattacattttgtttGACATTATAAGTTCTTAGGCTAAGGTAACACATTTCTACTAACAAAGCGATGGCATATAGCCCAATGTATGAAGGGGACTTCGGGGTTAAGAGGGTTAAAGGTCGATCAAAGTGAAAATGCCTAGATGCTCACACTGTCCGACACATGATGTGTAGATCATTAAACGTTTTTGGTGAAGTCTTATCATAAATGCCATTTTTCGAGCCTCGTATTTAAAGTTTGAGTTACTACCGAATTAATGTACTACTCACTCGGTATGTAAAAGGTATAAAATCCAATCCTGATTTTCCTACAAAGATTTGGACCTGTTGTCGTTCAGTGGTACTGAGTGTGAGATGGCTGAGTGATGTAAAAATTAGACAGAAGTTGGCTTAACTTGTTTGATGCGTTTTGCAATAAAATGCCTGTCAGCAGTTATAGCAATAACGACCAGTGCTGCCTATGTTGCAATATTGATTTACCCAGAATGATATGATAgtaatgttattcatatattttgataCCTTTTCATGCCTGAGTATTTTCTCGGAATAGATATCAGCTCAGTCACTCCACTTCTGTACCATAATAAGTCCTTAGCATACTAGGAGCAAAAACGAACCTCTTTTTCAGCTCTCTAAAATCTGACATCACTGCTCCAATTAGTAATAGCTGTTCTCCCCTAATTTAACCTCATATATAATGTCTACAATCCTCTGTTGCAGGGAATGAAGTTCTTCATCTGCTAACAAGCAATGCAAGGCAGACTTTACGCATAGACATGGAGGATTGGGATAATGCCACGCGCTATGTAGAATACGAAACCTTCACTGTAGGGAGTGAAAAGACAAATTATCGCCTTTATGTGGATGGATTTGGTGGTGATGGTGGGGATAGTCTCTCTTATCATAACAATATGGCATTCTCTACTACAGATCGTGATAACGACCTTAATGGTAAGATACTGATGAAATTAAATGTATATTTCAATATGTGCATACAACAAATCTTATTGGCAATTGGCATCTAAGATCTCTCTGaaaatatgtaaacatacatatttaGTTGTTAAA
It contains:
- the LOC135224536 gene encoding microfibril-associated glycoprotein 4-like isoform X3, whose product is MRIGPSTDHDSPSLDIFSKLLVLLLEKIEKEQDRFREEVATVSESLKWKSPMEDAVLATLNQMHQDIKGLQAQSKLSSPEHSVNSSRQTCLRSPDRPKDCYELYLRGEKENGVYTIYPDKCRQDRGIPVWCDQEGDGGGWTVVLSRRPLAQQVEFNRGWRDYKMGFGDPQTEHWIGNEVLHLLTSNARQTLRIDMEDWDNATRYVEYETFTVGSEKTNYRLYVDGFGGDGGDSLSYHNNMAFSTTDRDNDLNDSNCAQAYAGGFWYNSCHRVSATSPLLTKQISTKGINWSSWYSDRTTLKEMYFKVKELPCN